ATTGAAATCAGTCGGTTCATTAATGAACGGGAATGATTCAGGCAAGATTTCGTTAAAGATTACTTTACCAACCGTTGTTAGTAAGAACATATTATTTTGTTCTTCTGTAAACGTTGGATTGTGCAGTGAACTTGCTTTGATCGCGATACGAGTATGCAAGTGAACATGGCCAGTATCATATGCGATTAGCACTTCGTTTGGTCCATAGAAAATTGAACCTTCACCACGAGCATTTTCGCGCTCAAGTGTTAAATAATAGTTACCTAATACCATGTCTTGAGATGGTGTAACAACTGGTTTACCATCTTTCGGGTTTAGGATGTTTTGTGCAGCAAGCATTAGAAGGCGAGCTTCAGCTTGTGCCTCTGCTGATAATGGTACGTGAACCGCCATTTGGTCACCATCGAAGTCAGCGTTGTAAGCTGTACATACTAACGGGTGAAGACGAATTGCACGACCTTCAACTAGTGTTGGTTCAAATGCTTGGATACCAAGACGGTGAAGTGTCGGTGCACGGTTTAATAGTACCGGATGCTCACGGATAACATCTTCTAAAACGTCCCATACGTCGTTGTTTAAACGTTCGATTTTACGTTTAGCAGATTTAATATTATGTGCAAGACCACGTTCTACTAATTCTTTCATAACGAAAGGTTTAAATAGCTCAATCGCCATTTCCTTCGGTAGACCACATTGGTACATTTTTAAGTTTGGACCTACTACGATAACGGAACGACCAGAATAGTCAACACGTTTACCAAGTAAGTTTTGACGGAAACGACCTTGTTTCCCTTTCAGCATATGCGAAAGTGATTTTAACGGACGGTTACCTGGTCCAGTTACAGGACGACCACGACGACCGTTATCGATTAATGCATCAACTGCTTCTTGTAACATACGTTTTTCGTTTTGCACGATAATGCTTGGTGCACCAAGATCTAATAAACGTTTTAAACGGTTATTACGGTTAATTACACGACGATATAAATCGTTTAAGTCAGAAGTTGCAAAACGACCACCATCTAGTTGAACCATTGGACGAAGCTCCGGTGGAATAACAGGCAGTACATCTAAAATCATCCACTCTGGAGAGTTACCTGAGTTACGGAATGACTCTACCACTTCAAGACGTTTAATCGCACGTGTACGGCGTTGACCTTGTGCAGATTTTAACTCTTCTTTTAAAGAATGCGTTTCATCTTCAAGATCGATTTTACCAAGAAGCTTTTTAATTGCTTCTGCACCCATTGCAGCTTCGAATGTGTTACCGAATTTTTCACGGTATGCACGATACTCTTTTTCAGAAAGTAATTGTTTGCTTTCTAAGTTTGTAGCACCTGGTTCGATAACAACGTAAGATGCGAAGTAAATTACTTCTTCTAAAGCACGTGGAGACATATCTAAGATAAGACCCATACGGCTTGGAATACCTTTGAAGTACCAAATATGAGAAACTGGGGCTGCTAATTCGATATGACCCATACGTTCACGTCGAACTTTTGCACGTGTTACTTCAACACCACAACGGTCACAAACTACGCCTTTATAACGAACGCGTTTGTATTTACCACAGTGACATTCCCAGTCTTTCGTAGGACCGAAAATACGTTCACAGAATAAACCATCTTTTTCTGGTTTTAATGTACGATAGTTAATTGTTTCTGGTTTTTTTACTTCACCATATGACCAAGAACGAATCTTGTCAGGGGAAGCTAAACCAATTTTCATATATTCAAATTCATTAACGTCTATCAAGGAGCCTACCTCCCTCTAGTTATAGGTCTTTATAAAGACTCTTTTACGCAGCTCGACAATCGTTTGCCAAAATACTTTTGACAAAAGATTAAAAATAGATTGTTTTCATTCGTAAAGAAAGTCGGGCAGGGCGTTAAATCCTGCCCGACTAATTTGAAAAATAAGTTTGACCATATTCACACGAATGTGAACTTATCCATTATTCAAAAGACTCTACTGGCTCTTCTTCTGTTTCTGGCTGTGGCGCAATGTTAAGTGCGTCAGCAGGTTGAAGATCTTCTTCTTCGTCTAGATCGCGAAGCTCTACTTCTTCATCATTGATTGTTAACATCTTAACATCCATACCAAGAGACTGAAGTTCTTTAATCAATACTTTAAATGATTCTGGAACGCCTGGCTCTGGAACGCTTTCACCTTTAACGATAGCTTCGTATGTTTTCACACGACCAACAACGTCATCAGATTTAACAGTTAAAATTTCTTGAAGTGTGTATGCAGCACCATATGCTTCAAGTGCCCATACCTCCATCTCACCAAAGCGTTGTCCACCGAACTGCGCTTTACCACCAAGTGGTTGTTGTGTAACAAGTGAGTAAGGACCAGTTGAACGTGCGTGAAGTTTATCATCAACCATGTGTGCAAGTTTGATCATGTACATAATCCCTACAGATACACGGTTATCGAATGGTTCACCTGAACGTCCATCATACAGGATTGTTTTACCGTCACGGTTCATCCCTGCTTCTTCCATTGTTTCCCACACATCTTCTTCGTTGGCACCATCAAATACTGGCGTTGCCATATGAACACCCAAGTAACGAGAAGCCATACCTAAGTGTAGTTCTAAAACTTGTCCGATATTCATACGAGAAGGTACGCCTAGTGGGTTTAACATGATATCGACAGGAGTTCCATCTGGCATAAATGGCATATCCTCTTCCGGTAAGATACGAGAGATAACCCCTTTGTTACCATGACGTCCGGCCATTTTGTCCCCAACGCGGATTTTACGTTTTTGAACAATGTAAGCACGAACTAATTGGTTAACACCTGGTGGTAACTCGTCGCCGTCTTCACGGTTAAATACTTTCACGTCAAGGATGATACCGCCCGCACCATGTGGTACGCGTAATGAAGTATCACGAACTTCACGTGCCTTTTCACCAAAGATTGCGTGTAATAAGCGCTCTTCAGCCGTTAACTCAGTAACCCCTTTAGGCGTTACTTTACCTACAAGAATATCACCATCGCGTACTTCCGCACCGATACGGATAATACCACGTTCGTCTAAGTTACGAAGTGCATCTTCCCCAACGTTTGGAATGTCACGTGTAATTTCTTCAGGTCCTAATTTTGTATCACGAGATTCTGATTCATATTCTTCAATATGAACTGAAGTATATACATCGTCTTTTACAAGGCGTTCACTCATGATAACAGCATCCTCATAGTTGAACCCGTTCCAAGTCATGAATGCAACAAGTACGTTACGACCTAATGCAAGTTCACCTTTTTCCATTGATGGACCGTCTGCTAAGATATCACGAGGTTTCACACGTTCGCCAACTTTTACAAGTGGACGTTGGTTGTATGAAGTACCTTGGTTTGAACGAATGAATTTTTGTAATTTATATTTTGTTAAATCGCCTTTAACTTCTTTACCGTCGATTGTTTCAATGCGGCGTACGTGGATTGAACGAGCTTCTACATGCTCAACAATACCATCGTATTTTGCTACTACAGCCGCACCTGAGTCACGCGCATCTACGTGTTCCATACCAGTTCCGACGAACGGAGCTTCTGGATTTAAAAGAGGAACCGCTTGACGTTGCATGTTGGCACCCATAAGCGCACGGTTAGAGTCATCGTTTTCTAAGAATGGAATACATGCAGTCGCTGCAGAAACTACTTGTTTAGGCGATACGTCCATATAGTCCATTTGTGACTTGTTGAAAACAGTATTATCCCCACGGAAACGACCTACAACTTCATCGTTTACGAATGTACCATCAGGATTTAATAGTGAGTTCGCTTGCGCTACATAGTAGTTATCTTCTTCGTCAGCTGTTAAGTAATCAATTTGATCTGTTACTTGGCCAGTTTCGTGGTCAATACGACGATATGGCGTTTCGATGAAACCAAATTTATTTACTTTAGCGAAAGAAGATAATGAGTTAATTAAACCAATGTTTGGACCCTCAGGTGTCTCAATAGGACACATACGACCATAGTGAGAATAGTGAACGTCACGCACTTCGAAACCAGCGCGTTCACGTGTTAAACCACCAGGTCCTAATGCAGATAGACGACGTTTGTGCGTTAACTCTGCCAGTGGGTTTGTTTGGTCCATGAATTGAGATAATTGAGAGCTACCAAAGAATTCTTTAATAGATGCAATTACTGGACGAATATTGATTAATTGTTGCGGTACGATAGCGGCTGTATCATTGATAGACATACGCTCGCGCACTACACGTTCCATACGAGATAAACCGATACGGAATTGATTTTGTAATAATTCACCAACAGAGCGTAGACGACGGTTACCTAAATGGTCAATATCATCTGTTGCCCCTACTTGGTAAAGTAAGTTGAAGAAATAACTTACTGAAGATAGGACGTCAGCAGGTGTAATGTTCTTCACTTCTTCGTCAATGTAGGCATTGCCAATTACATTGATTTCTTTTTGAGCTTCATCTTTTGGAGCATAAATTTTAATAGATTGGATTGTTACGTCATCTTCAAGTACTCCGCCAACTTGTGATAAAGTGCGGTAGCCAATGCCTTTAGAAGAATCCTCTAGGTAAGGTAAAATCTTATCTAAAGTACGACGATCTAGCACAGTGCCCTTCTCTACTAAAATTTCGCCTGTTTCTGGATCAACAAGCGTTTCAGCAATCGTTTGGTTGAATAAACGATTTTTGATGTGAAGCTTTTTGTTCATTTTGTAACGACCAACATTCGCTAAATCATAGCGTTTAGCATCGAAGAAACGAGAGTATAATAAACTTTTCGCACTTTCTACTGTTGGTGGCTCACCTGGACGTAAACGCTCGTAGATTTCTAAAAGTGCTTTTTCTGTACTTTCAGAGTTATCTTTTTCTAGCGTATTACGTAAATACTCGTTATCACCGATAATATCGATAATTTCTTGATCTGAACCGAAGCCTAGTGCGCGAAGTAACACTGTTACTGGTAGCTTACGAGTACGATCAATACGTACATATACTACATCTTTCGCGTCAGTTTCATATTCTAACCAAGCACCACGGTTTGGAATTACTGTTGCACCGAAGCCTTTTTTACCGTTTTTATCAGTTTTATCATGGAAATACACACTTGGTGATCGAACTAATTGCGAAACAATAACACGTTCAGCACCATTGATAATGAACGTACCTGTTTCTGTCATTAATGGGAAGTCACCCATAAATACATCTTGCTCTTTCACTTCGTCTGTTTCTTTGTTGTAAAGACGTACTTTCACACGTAATGGAGCTGCGTAAGTAACATCTCGCTCTTTACACTCATCGACATCGTACTTAGGATCACCTAATGAATAATCGATGAATTCTAATGAAAGATTACCTGTAAAGTCCTCGATCGGCGAAATGTCACGGAACATTTCACGTAAACCTTCTTCAAGGAACCACTCGTAAGACGCCGTTTGAATCTCAATCAGATTTGGAAGCTCAAGCACCTCTTTAATACGCGCAAAGCTTCTACGCTGGCGGTGTTGTCCGTACTGAACTAGTTGACCTGTCAACTCATTCACCCCTCAATAAAGCGATATTAGGTCTTTGCAAAATCATCCAAATAGTGTATGATTTCGAAAGACAAAAAGAAAACGAGTCTTCAAAAGATCTCATTTTCGGTTA
This DNA window, taken from Lysinibacillus sp. FSL M8-0337, encodes the following:
- the rpoB gene encoding DNA-directed RNA polymerase subunit beta; this encodes MNELTGQLVQYGQHRQRRSFARIKEVLELPNLIEIQTASYEWFLEEGLREMFRDISPIEDFTGNLSLEFIDYSLGDPKYDVDECKERDVTYAAPLRVKVRLYNKETDEVKEQDVFMGDFPLMTETGTFIINGAERVIVSQLVRSPSVYFHDKTDKNGKKGFGATVIPNRGAWLEYETDAKDVVYVRIDRTRKLPVTVLLRALGFGSDQEIIDIIGDNEYLRNTLEKDNSESTEKALLEIYERLRPGEPPTVESAKSLLYSRFFDAKRYDLANVGRYKMNKKLHIKNRLFNQTIAETLVDPETGEILVEKGTVLDRRTLDKILPYLEDSSKGIGYRTLSQVGGVLEDDVTIQSIKIYAPKDEAQKEINVIGNAYIDEEVKNITPADVLSSVSYFFNLLYQVGATDDIDHLGNRRLRSVGELLQNQFRIGLSRMERVVRERMSINDTAAIVPQQLINIRPVIASIKEFFGSSQLSQFMDQTNPLAELTHKRRLSALGPGGLTRERAGFEVRDVHYSHYGRMCPIETPEGPNIGLINSLSSFAKVNKFGFIETPYRRIDHETGQVTDQIDYLTADEEDNYYVAQANSLLNPDGTFVNDEVVGRFRGDNTVFNKSQMDYMDVSPKQVVSAATACIPFLENDDSNRALMGANMQRQAVPLLNPEAPFVGTGMEHVDARDSGAAVVAKYDGIVEHVEARSIHVRRIETIDGKEVKGDLTKYKLQKFIRSNQGTSYNQRPLVKVGERVKPRDILADGPSMEKGELALGRNVLVAFMTWNGFNYEDAVIMSERLVKDDVYTSVHIEEYESESRDTKLGPEEITRDIPNVGEDALRNLDERGIIRIGAEVRDGDILVGKVTPKGVTELTAEERLLHAIFGEKAREVRDTSLRVPHGAGGIILDVKVFNREDGDELPPGVNQLVRAYIVQKRKIRVGDKMAGRHGNKGVISRILPEEDMPFMPDGTPVDIMLNPLGVPSRMNIGQVLELHLGMASRYLGVHMATPVFDGANEEDVWETMEEAGMNRDGKTILYDGRSGEPFDNRVSVGIMYMIKLAHMVDDKLHARSTGPYSLVTQQPLGGKAQFGGQRFGEMEVWALEAYGAAYTLQEILTVKSDDVVGRVKTYEAIVKGESVPEPGVPESFKVLIKELQSLGMDVKMLTINDEEVELRDLDEEEDLQPADALNIAPQPETEEEPVESFE